The sequence CTCTACCGGCCCAACGAGTTCGATTGCGAGTGGTACGACCCGTGGAACTGGTTCGGCACCTGCCAGGACCAATGCCCGATCGCGGTATCGGTCAGCAATTCCGGGTCGGATGCGCTCACCCGCCTGTGGAACGAGCGCTACAACTTCACCTACGCGGACCCGCCGAGCAACAGCAACTACGCCTACATGTACTACGGCGGTTGCGATCCGTCGGGCGAGACCACCTGGAACCCGTGAGCGTCGTCCCGGCCCCGCCGGGAACGACCACGTCCGCAAGGAGGACAGCACCATGTTTTCGAGATCGATCATGCACAAGGCGGTACTCGCGGCGCTGATTGCCGCGGGAGCGAGCGGCGCGGCACACGCGCAGAAGCAGGAAGAGGAACCGTCGCTGGACAGATTGCTGGGGTTGGTGGGCGCCGCGCTTCCGCCGGTCATCGGCAACAGCAACAGCGGTCTGGTGGAGGCGCTGCTCAGCGCCGACCTCGGAACACCGCTCAGCAAGAGTTTCAACTTCAACACCGCACGCGGTGGAACTTTCGGCGCGCGCATCACGCCTGCGTTCGGACCGGACTGCCAGCGCACCGGGACGCCCACCGGCGATCCCGATCAAGGGGAGTGCACCGCGACCACGGGACAGGAGGGCGGAGGCGAAGCCTTCAAGTCGCTGAGCTTCAGCAAGAACCTGGGTGTGGGGAATATCCGCTATCTCTCGCGGCCGAGGGTCGTCGACTTGAAGCCGGGCGACCTCAAGCCGGTGAAGATGAGCAACCCCGATGCATACGGAAAGGCGGTCGAGTTCCTCGGCAAGTACCTGGGGCTTCCGACCAACGAGATCCCCACGCCGCCCAACGGTGAGCTGGTCCCGGTGAAGGACCTCACGATCGGTTTCGACAAGGGCGCGGGCCAGGCGCCGGTGGTGGTGCAGAAGGTCGTCTATCTGCGCCGCGGCCTCAAGCTCAAGTCTCCCTTCGTCGATCCGCAGACCAAGCGCGAGCTCACCTATGTCCCCGCGCCCGGACTCGCCCGTGTGGCGATGGACGCGGATGGCCAGGTGACACAGGCCGTGATCAGCAACTGGCAGGAACTTCGCCGCAGCGATCAGGTGGATCCGCGTAACGCCAAGACCCGCGATCAGCTCGTGCAGGAGATCGCCCGCAACCTCCTGGCTGAAGGCGGTGGCAACGTGGCCTCGCTGAAGATCCTTATCGGCATGTCGTCGGAGTTTCGCGGCACATACGGCCTGCTGCTTCCTGCAGTCCAGGTCTACGTGTCCCCGGGAGGGCGCGACACGGAGCCGCCCGGGGCGACGACGGCCGGTTACGTTCGCGAGTTTGCGCTCGTCGATGCGGCAGACAGGACGAATCCTCGTTGAACGAACTTTGCGCGGACTCCAGTACACCGGGCGTCCGCGCCTTTCCGCACGGGAATTGAAAGGAGAGACTGATGCAATCCAAATCGTTTCCAAGAACGCTCGGCGTTCTGGCACTGACAGGGATGCTGGCGGGTGGAGGAACGGCCTCCGCTGCCATCACGCTGGGCACCGATCTGGGCGGTGCGTCGTACGAGAACGTCGCGTACGGTGCAACGGGTCTGGCAAGCCAGATCACGCCCTTCCTCTACGTTGACGGACTGCTCGGCACCAAGTCGCCGGGAGAGCAGGTGCTGGGTACGGCGCTCACGTTCGCCTCTTCGGCCACGGGCTTCGGCACGTCGGTCGTGGACCTCACCTACAGCTTCAGCAACACGGGGGCCGTCGATTTTTCGGATCTGCGGTTCATGTTCCGCGTGCAGGCGGATGGCGATGGACGGACAGGCGTGCCGGCGTATCAGGACAACGTGAGCGAGTCGTGGGGCGCGGCGGCGGCCGGCGATCCGGACCGGCGGCAGGTGACGGCGCTGGCGGCGGATCTGAGCAATGCGCTGTCCAGCACCATGGTGACCGCCAACGGTGTCACGGACGGTGCCAACGGATGCCCGGGCGCCTGCGATGCCGACGTGGCATTGCAGTGGAACCGCGCCTCGCTCGCAGCCGGGGCGACGTGGACGGTCCACGTCCGCCTGGTGGACGACGCCAGCATGGTCGACAGCAGCAGCGGCCGGTATCTGCGGATGGTGTCGGCGGACACGGCGAACACGGAACTCTTCGTGGGAAACGTTCAACTCGTTCCGGAGCCGCAGACGTGGGCCTTGATGGCGGGGGGTATTGCGCTGGTTGGTCTGCAAATGCGTCGCCGCGCATTCTCACGGTGATGTGATCAAGACCGCGGGCCGGCGACGGCTCGCGGTGATCGTTCGATATCGAGGAGACGAAATGCGATCGATGGCTGCGGCACTCGCAGGATGGCTCGGGCTGATCGTTTGCGTCGTGCTGTCGGCGACGCCCGTTCACGCGGAGGAGGCGGCACCGGCCGATCTGCGCGAGGAAGTGAGACAGATGCGCCAGGAACTGGATGCGCTCAGGCAGGACATGCAGGCGATCAAGCAGGCGCTGTCGGCCGCTCGCCGCGGCGGCACCGGCTGGGAAAGGGTCGATCCTTCCCCGCTGGACCCGGAAGACAGTCCCATGCTCGGTTCCGCGGATGCACCCCTGGTGCTGGTGGAATTCTCGGATTATCAGTGCCCGTACTGCGGGCGGCATTTCGCGGAGACCTTTCCGCAAATCAAGCGCGAATTCGTGGATAGCGGAAAGCTGCGCTATCTCGTGGCGGAGATGCCGTTGGAGCGCATTCACCCCCTGGCATTGAAGGCCGCTCAGGCGGCGCGTTGCGCGGGCGATCAGGGCAAATTCTGGGAGATGCATGCCCGGCTGTTCTCGAAGCAGCGGGAGCTGGAGCCGTGGTCGGCCCATGCGCAGGCGGTGGGCGTGGACGAGACCCGTTTCGGCAGGTGCATGGAAGACGAATCGGTCCAGAAAAGGATCCGCGCGAACGTGGAAGGCGCCGTGCAGGCGGGGGTGAGCAGCACCCCCACATTCCTGTTGGCGAAGTCGACGGAGGATGGACTGCGCGTGGTGCGGCGGCTGCGCGGCGCGGCGCCCTATTCGATGTTCAAGTCGGAGATCGAGGCGGCGCTGGCAGAAGTCGGGCGATAGGCACGGCGACGGGACGGGACCCAGGGTGTCGGACATCCACCTCGGACATCGGACGTCGACATCGGAGCTCGGACATCCACCTCGGACATCGGACATCGGACATCGGAGCTCGGACATCCACCTCGGACATCGGACATCGACATCGGACATCGACATCGGGAACCCACCCCCATCCTGTCCTTCCCCCTGAAGGGGAAGGGACCTGCTGCGACAGACGGTCGCGAGTGGATCCTTCGATTGTCCCGCTTCGAGTCGACCGCTCAATCCGTGTCTCGTGGCGACCCTGCCCGAGGTCGGGTCCCTTCCCCTTCAGGGGGAAGGACAGGATGGGGGTGGGTTCGATGGGTGGACGCGCCTCCGGTCGCGTCGAGGCACGGGCATCATCGACCACTGCCGGCGCTCGACCCTACGCTGCCGAGTGCACCGCCTCAGGCAAGGTGCGACCCTGCCCGAGGTCGGGTCCCTTCCCCTTCAGGGGGAAGGACAGGATGGGGGTGGGTTCGATGGGTGGACGCGGCTCCGGTCGCGTCCAGGCATGGGCCCCGATCGATCGCCGACGGCCGCTCGACCTCACGTTGCCGAGTGCACGGCCTCAGGCAAGGTGCGACCCTGCCCGAGGTCGGGTTCCTTCCCCTTCAGGGGGAAGGAC is a genomic window of Betaproteobacteria bacterium containing:
- a CDS encoding PEPxxWA-CTERM sorting domain-containing protein, with product MFRVQADGDGRTGVPAYQDNVSESWGAAAAGDPDRRQVTALAADLSNALSSTMVTANGVTDGANGCPGACDADVALQWNRASLAAGATWTVHVRLVDDASMVDSSSGRYLRMVSADTANTELFVGNVQLVPEPQTWALMAGGIALVGLQMRRRAFSR
- a CDS encoding DsbA family protein; its protein translation is MRSMAAALAGWLGLIVCVVLSATPVHAEEAAPADLREEVRQMRQELDALRQDMQAIKQALSAARRGGTGWERVDPSPLDPEDSPMLGSADAPLVLVEFSDYQCPYCGRHFAETFPQIKREFVDSGKLRYLVAEMPLERIHPLALKAAQAARCAGDQGKFWEMHARLFSKQRELEPWSAHAQAVGVDETRFGRCMEDESVQKRIRANVEGAVQAGVSSTPTFLLAKSTEDGLRVVRRLRGAAPYSMFKSEIEAALAEVGR